Sequence from the Crassostrea angulata isolate pt1a10 chromosome 9, ASM2561291v2, whole genome shotgun sequence genome:
GCCACCACAATTTTATTGGTTCTGATTCCTCAATTGATGTCATGTTTCACAGGGCCCCTTTGATGGTATTCTAGCATTCAGTCAGGGAGCGACCATGGTATCACTGATCTGTGGCCTCAAAGAACAAGAGCCAGGTAAGCTTGGCTGAAAATCTGGACTGTCACAATTAAATTGAATGTAGATCAAATGCTTGCTGTCCATTGTAAATACTGAAGAGCTAAAAAACGAAAGTTCTTGAAATTTTGTGGTTTATACATGCAACGTAGGAACATATtgtgtttatatgtatatttgcaaaaaaaaataaaaataaaatgggaTTTGTTTAGATTTCTGGGAGTTATGGCACTTTTATTGAACTATGTcagttgttgttttatttttagatggTCCGTATCAATTTGACTTTGTGATACTTGTGGCAGGATTCAAAAGTCGCCAGAAGCAACACGACAGTTTATACCTCAAACCCATAACCACTCCATCCCTGCATGTGTTTGGAGATACAGACAAGGTCATTCCcaaaggtaaaaaataaatgattgacATAAAATAACAGGCAAACATTGTTAAAGCAAAGCCCTATGGGCAACATTATTACCATGTCATGTTCATGATTTATTATATCCCTATAATGAATTAGTAATAATAAATAGAGAGAATTCGctaaacatgtatacattttttattcaacatgACAACCATTTGTGTTTATTGAGGCATTAAATAAAGTTACTTTAGCAAATCTAATgtatttttcattgtaaattgAAAGATATTTGTAGACATAAATTAATTCAAACAATTATGAAAGTTGGAATTACATGTTCTGTATTGACTTTTAAAACTATAACTTAAAGACAGTTTGTTGTAAAAgatgtaaattttgattttctctTAACAGGGCTCAAAATCAATTTGTTGTCGaatcatatttataaacatgattTCTAAATTGTAAACCTTTACAAGGGTTTCTTTAGAATTTTGCTTGGGACTTCCTAAAACTTCACTATATCCAAAAATTTGCTATATCCATGTTTGTActaaatatgttttacagtatataggaattaatgattttgttgtttcCATTGATTCAGAAATAAGTTTTTTCTGGATGATCAATTTCAGTCCGATGtagagaaaataaaatgttttattatatttcatgttaaatactcaATTCTGATTGGTTAAGGCGCAGTTGATAATTCGTTGTATTACTCTcggcgttagcaacacacttggcaacgggtaacacaacgaattgttacctGCGCGTAAATCATGCGCGTACTGTTCGccatagaattcacgtcattcctatataaaaggagtaaagttttctttaaaattaagacattcagtgtaataaaataaatagtgcctgtttgggagggtaaaagatgaaattgacacccctcgaataccattgtcaacctccgcttcgcgttggttgacaatggttttctcggggtgtcaatttcaactctaaccctcccaaacaggcactatttatatatttttatactttcatgttaaatactgaaatctgattggttaagacgcagttcataatcctttctattaccctcagcattagcaaagcacttagcaacgggtaacattaaaaaatgttacatgcgcgaaaattatgtgcgtacggttcgctgtagaattcacgttattcctatataaaagcagtaaaattttcttaaaaagacattcagtataacaaaataaatagggcctgtttgggaggataacagttgaaattgacacccctcgaaaaccattgtcaacctccgcttcgcgtcggttgacaatggttttctcggggtgtcaatttcaactgttaccctcccaaacaggcactatttatataatattgacCTCCTAGGTCAATGCTGGTGAATACAGCTGTTTAACATTCTATTTTTCTAGAGCGTTGGATATCAGCAAATGAGAGAGCTAGATTTTAATCAATCATATAAtagaactttttattttttttctagattgTTGGATCAGAGAGCTAGGAATTCATCAATCATATAaatctgtatattttttcttctttatttttgGTAGAGATGAGCGAGGATTTGTTGCAGTATTTCGTGGAGCCCAAGGTTCTAGAGCATGCCGGTGGTCACTTTATCCCCGTATCAGGACCACAGAAAAAGGCCTACATAGAATTCCTACAACCATTCATTGATAAAAAGAAGGAGCAAGAGACTAAATAACTGAGGATTTCTAAGTCTTGTGATTTTGTCATTTCTCGTGTATCTGTGTATGTttgattgtatttatttttttaaatgtctgttACACGTCAGTGATAATGGCATAAATAagtgagaaaaaatataatttgtttgatTCTTTCACCCCGTTAATGATGATTATTATATAGAGAAGACAAAAAGACAGGGATAGGGGACAATGTATTTAAGGAGGCTagggggtcaaaatataatatgatataaaaaccatcagatttagctgaaaattttatatgtgaGTTCTGAAGTTGTCAACTActttttagtaaagaaaaatttcatatattttaatataaaatttgatcattttccattatctttatatggagctcttctttAAAAGGAGgtcaatattgtctaaaatggcagccacccccAGCCCCCTTAAAACATTTCAGCTCTCTATctcaatgatacatgtactccATATGATGGTTGGACAAACATGCAGACAAAATTTTCCATCTCAACAGAAATAGCTTTGTTTCGATGATATATGGATTTGACTACTTAAACATGAttaatttgttgttgttgtaattaAATACGGATTTTAGGGATTAATTTATACCATAATTCAAAACATATCGAATTCAAATACCAGGAGTAAAGAAAATGTGAAAGGAAGGATCCAACGTATACATTGGGTTGCGCACGACGGTATTTTAAACACGAATAGGTAGAGATTgatagattaattttttattcagaaTGTGCTGAAAACCTATTgatcataaaatgatttttaaaagtacaaaGAAGGGGAAAGTTATGTAACGGTTAGAGTGTTAGTGAAAATTGATGTATGTAACTTTGTCAACGCGTTTCATTACAAAACCGCAGACATGATGCAATTTCAGAGCCGACTGGAACCTAATCAGATCAGATAAATGTGCATCCATTTCTGGAAACCCGGATCTGGCGATTAATGCTTGTTTTCCACCGGCATCGATAACACCATTGTGTGTCAAAACATACAACCATACAAAATAGCGAAAATGATTAATGAACCGAATGACGTGATCAATTAAAGCAAAATTGTAAACAGAAAACAGGTAATATATATAACGTTACGTGTGGTTCTCATGcaaaccttttatatatatataaagacagGTGATATTTGATAggtttgtttatgtttttaattttcatggacGGGTGGGAATGATGCCACAGTGCACGTGGGAATGATGCCGCAGTGCACGTGCGCACGCATTTGGAGTCATCGACTTCTGTTTATGGCTTGTCCCATGGAGATTCTTGCGTGAGTGTCCTTGGCTTATCCTTGATGActatctaaatacatgtacatttgtaaattaCTCGCCAACAGAACGCAATATTTACTGAAAATGACCTTTATTAACCCCGTCCCTGAAAATACCTTATGTAACCATATTTAACA
This genomic interval carries:
- the LOC128163562 gene encoding esterase OVCA2-like, which encodes MLKILCIHGYRQNDQSFRERTGALRKVLKKYADLVFISAPNQVPPLEGAEEENGATNNADQRGWWFSAPDDSYMAQDYTECCKGYDESVEVIKKALIEQGPFDGILAFSQGATMVSLICGLKEQEPDGPYQFDFVILVAGFKSRQKQHDSLYLKPITTPSLHVFGDTDKVIPKEMSEDLLQYFVEPKVLEHAGGHFIPVSGPQKKAYIEFLQPFIDKKKEQETK